The Thunnus maccoyii chromosome 24, fThuMac1.1, whole genome shotgun sequence DNA window GTTGTTGATTACAACTAAACATCTTAAAGGAAATAATGTGTAGAATTATACATTTTGAAGGAATaatttgaaaatacatttcctcctctgtctgtggcGTGTTTCTGGTGTATTCTGAAGTTACCCAACTGTGAAAGTACGCTTCAACTTCACAGTGCAATTGTACAAAGCAGGTAACTaagaccagtggttcccaaactgggGGTCAGGACCCCATGAGGGGCCAGAAGATGAAACTAAgaggttgtgagatgattacTGGGgcaggaaatgaggaaaaactaaATTCTGCTACACCCAGTTATGTTAATATTTCAGATAAATTCTCTAATCTGtgctttttcatgtgaaattCATGCAGTGGCTAATAATTAGAATAGCAATatttagtttagcatgttagcatgctagtaTTAGCCAATTagcattaaacataaaatacagatgaggctgatgggaatgtcattagttttgaaggtatttggtcatgaaccaaagtactggacaatTTAAAATTTGGACCTGATGATGGTACTAgatggatcaccaaagttattacagttcatcctgaggggaacgtgaatatctgtatcaaatttcatggaaCTCCATCTAACAGTTGTTGAGTGGTTTCattgtcaacctcatggtggcaatagaggaaaagtcaggggaccACCAAgatcattaggattcatcctctggggaccatgaaatTCTGAAAATGTATAGTTTGTGAGATattttctggaccaaagtggacTGACCAACTGAACGACCATTATATCCATTCCTAGAGCCACGCAGGGctaaaaattattcaaataaaaccaTATAAGAAGGAACAATCACACACAACTGCTCACCACTCATGTATCAAGGGGTCACAGTTGATTGTAACCACTGTAGTAGTCGTTGTAGCAGCAAAATAAAGAAGGATGCAGTGTGAGGGTACAGAGCCACATTATTCCCCCATCAATATTTGAATGCATTAATACAATcaaaacagcagagagcagtaTTAATGCACATTTAATGGTTGACAGATGTGAGGAAACTTCACAATATGTAATGGTTAAAAATGCGTCCTTTGAACCTAACTATTGAGCGACCATATGAGCCAAATATAGGAGTAACTTTCACTCAGATTTGGcatttgtaattttttcttGGCTTTTCTTGCAGCTACTTTGAGACCTTATCAGTTCAGGTCACATAAGGATTCTTTCATTCTGTATAAagatgccttttttttaatctcatgcTAATTAAAGCTAATTAAAGCCACCCTCACCAAACAAATTAAGGTTTCCCAGCAGTCCACCATTTCCAATATCTCCCAATATACCAATAACTTTGTCATAAGCCGAGAGGACTTGGAGACAAAGAGGAGCTCTTTCATCCCTGCCTCAAAGAACATTCATCACTCCCCATAACTCTCATTACCTCAGAGTTAACTCTAATTATAACAGCGCAGAGACTTTATGCTGTAATTATGAGACCCACAGCACAGTGAGGTCTTGGTAAAATCACTAATAACCAGCTTAAAGCCTGAGGCAAAGTCAGGACTGATGCTTCGAGCAGCTTAGGTCATAGCAGCGGTGTTATTACATATTTCATGGTACATGTAAAGGTCATTCATGCAGAAATATACACTGTTTTTGGTTAAATTTCAGGCAATGCAatgtaattataaatatatgGTATATATGCTaaagttagaaaaaaagaagtctaagagaactgagaaaaatgtgaccttttaaataatttcaagTGGTCCAGATTgtcatcattttaaataataatttcatttatttttaagaaaaagatcAAGTTTAGAGAGGTTTCAGATCCAGTTTAGCTAATTATGAGTTGATAAATAGATTTACAAGACCAGTAAGTACCAGTTTTATCAAAGTGAAATAATTCATGAAAACTTACAGTGCTGTTCATAATTGAGGAAATTGTAAATTAAGATATACTGACTGACGCTATAAACAGATCTTCCATCTTTTAAACTGTGTCTGCATGTGAGGGAGAGTCCAGGACAGTCTGATGAGGGCATGATGTCTTTGGTAATTCGAGATACATGCTTAGGTGAGCACTCTCAGTCTAGATTCAAACTTGACAACACTCAACTATGACCCATGGGAACCTGAGGGACTGTTGTCTCTCACCCACATGTACAgtaatacctggaaaacaacAGCACACTCTTGCCTTGTACCTGTGATCCACTCGTCCTCTCCTTTTCTGAGAACAGCAGCTGAGAAGGAGGCCACTCCGACATCTGATTGCTTCTAGGTGAAAACTAGACGTCCGGCTCCTGCATGAGTAAGGGACTGCCATGTGAAGACGCTATTAAAAAAacgagaaagaaaagaaaatcattggATTGTGGATAAATGATCAAGCTTGAGAAAATATAACAAAAGCTTCTGTGGATCTGACATCTAGATAGGAATCCACTCACCCAGAGGCCTAGACATGCAGATCCGTGTGGTCCAGATCTGGGGTTTCCTCATGACGGTGCTGGGCTGGATCTTTGTGGCTTGCACCATGGCCATGGAGGGCTGGAAGATCACCTCCATCGGGGGCATGGGGGGCTCCTCCATCATTAAGGTTGCCTGGTACTGGTCCAGCCTGTGGAGATCTTGTTTTACAGACTCAACTGCTGTCAGCAACTGTTACGACTACCCTGTGCTCTGGTCTGTGGAGGGTAGGTAAAACATCTTCCACCCAATCTAAGAAACCCCGACATCAAACTGACATCTAGACTCTCATTaatgtctatttgtgtcttGCTGTGTGACTCCAGGCCACATCCAGATAGTGCGCGGCCTGCTGATGGCAGCTCTTACCCTGGGAATGCTGGGGTTTGTGCTCAGTCTGATGGGTATGGAGTGCACCTTTATTGGGGGAAAAGACCGGTCGAAGTACAAGAAGATCTACACCGGGGGATGGTGTCACATAATCAGCGGTAAATGTCTAGTTTTAATAAATGGACAGtcagctgtgtgtatgtaaagaGTAGAGTTTTAGCCCCATTTCTAAACaaccattttattatttattttacacactCAATTCAGATTTTTATGACCTGAGATCATCCAATCAGGCCTCTGAACAACACTATAATAGTGCTTTTAATGATTTGTGGGTTctgccattgttaatgttattaattccacATGTGCTTCTCCTGCTTcgacatgtcaaaatgtttgccaTGAAAAGGGTCTATTGTAATAACTTATTACATCTAATACCATTGAATTTtgttcatgtgtaaaattgagTAAAAGACACAAATGCCATCATCTCTGACAATTATTGCTAGCTTGTTTTCTTGCCACAAAACCTAACTGCTAACTACATAGCATTATAACACTCAGATAAAATATCAGCGAAGAATGAACATAATTCCTAAACTTTTTTCCTAGAATGTAGAAATGGTGAtcaaatttaaatgttaatttgtttcatttgaagcCTGACGCTAAACCTCATTAACCCaatattcaaattaattaaCATGCATATCTGAAATCAAGTAATCTTATGTAAATTATACACTCTGATGATATCTACACTCAGTTCTGGCAGGATGCCTCTTCAGCTTATTTTTTAGGATTTGTTAGCAACTACCAACAGAATTACCCTGAAAATGAGGTTGATTTATgaataataagacagaacacacaaatCACATTCAAACACCTATTTTTCAGTAAATAGACAAAAGGAAGCATTTTCCTATCATCTTGTGATATGAGACTGCATGAGTTCTGGTTGAGACCATGATCATAGAACAGCAGTTCCCAACCTTcttggcttgtgaccccttaaaatgaagcaatgtctTCTTGTAACGTCTTGTCACAGGTTGCATATATATCTACCTTTTGTGACcagttccaccaaagagcaacattttttttcttgttttatttgaatatttttagaGGCCCAGGGAGGTAAAATTATCCAGTAATTCACAAgatcacagaaaaaaagcaaagattagaggatagtctaaaaaacaacaataaaaaaaacaacataattttgtttaacagaaatatgtttttttctgcttgtctATCTTACTGATAATTTTGTGGCCCCTCAGACTTATCTTGTGACCCTGTTATCTTATCTTGTGAATGCTACATTACATGAAACTACTTCCTGACCTCTTTTCTCACCATCTTGCTGCTATTTGTAGCCATAAATATGCAGCGCAGCTTAcaggttttctctctttctctcaacatTCTTTGTCTTCAGGTTTGCTATCCACATGTGGGTATGCTGTTTATGCGGAGTATGTCTCAGTAGAGTACTTCAACCCTGACTTTAATGGACTGAAGTAAGTTGACAGGCTTAAATGTTGTACAtgtgcaagaaaaaaatattcatctcATAGcctctctttgtttttacaCCGACAGGTATGACCTTGGCACGCCGCTGTTCCTCGGCTGGGTGGGCTCAACCTTTAGCATGACTGGTGGTGTCTTCTATCTGTGGTCGGTGTGTAAACCGCTATGTGGACAACACACGTGAGTACAGACACATTAGGGGAAGTGAATAATAAACCCAGTCTCTACTTCCTCAATAAATACCAGCGTCTCGTATGCTTCAGTGGCATGACTCCTTATCCACAACCCACAGCGTGCAGATGTTCACTGTGGGTACACGCCCTGCAGCATAACTCTAAAACCACTGGTGTAAACAAACACTGGCCTGGTGTTGAACAGTTTCCCTGAGCaaatgaggaaagaaaaaaattgcaTGCTATGCATCAATTTTACCACTAGAAGGCACTCAGAGAACAGAAATCCACACCAAAGCTGacctatatacagtataaactgcAGCGTACACTTTTGCCTTTATAGTCCTTTTCCCAAAGTCTCTCTGACACCCAGTTAAATGTAAATCTCCTCGTAAGTTTTTAgacatcctcctcctccaataTAACCTGGCAAGCAGAGTTTGTCAGCTCCACACAGTGTTTTAGCGCCTTTTAAGCTCATTGTTGAAATGAGAAATTGAGAAATTGTTTATCTTTTTAGGTACAGTATATGAGGTTCAACAGCCTCGTcatatttgacaaaaatgtgtgtctctctccaggGTAATCACCATCCGGCCAGTACCAGACCCTGAGGACAACAAGACCACCACGGCTCTATCTACAGTGTCAGAGATCACCTCCAAGACCAAAGTGTCCTCTGTTTCTGAGTTGTCGTCCAACTCTGAGCGCTCAGACGTGTCTGGCATCTCCTCAAGATCTGAACGCACATCCAAATCTGGACGCACAGCAAAGTCGGAGCAGTCGTCAAAGACGAGGCGAACCACCAGGTCTGCAGGGTCTGGAGGGTCGAGGTCAGGGTCAGGATCAGGGTCAGGATCGGAGACCGGCCTCTCTTCCAGGTCCAGTATATCAACTTTGTCTGAGTcaaggagcagcagcagcggcggcagcagcagcagcagccggaCAGTGTCTTCGTTGGCAGTTCCAGGAGTGAGACCACACCGTTCATCAAAAACTcctatatttaaataaatgtgactcATTAGTGAGGGACAGAAGTTAATGAATGTCTGATGCTTTTATGTTCAATGTATGAAAAAAACTAATTCTGCAGTATGTCTTTTGtattaaaaactgtttaaaaatatgttttaaaaaatctttttaattgAATTGTTTTGTGTGAGGTTGTTGCTGCCTGTTGCTCATGTTTATCATCTGTAATAACTCTCACAAgacataatatatatttattcaatatAAC harbors:
- the cldn10e gene encoding LOW QUALITY PROTEIN: claudin-10 (The sequence of the model RefSeq protein was modified relative to this genomic sequence to represent the inferred CDS: inserted 1 base in 1 codon) — protein: MQIRVVQIWGFLMTVLGWIFVACTMAMEGWKITSIGGMGGSSIIKVAWYWSSLWRSCFTDSTAVSNCYDYPVLWSVEGHIQIVRGLLMAALTLGMLGFVLSLMGMECTFIGGKDRSKYKKIYTGGWCHIISGLLSTCGYAVYAEYVSVEYFNPDFNGLKYDLGTPLFLGWVGSTFSMTGGVFYLWSVCKPLCGQHTVITIRPVPDPEDNKTTTALSTVSEITSKTKVSSVSELSSNSERSDVSGISSRSERTSKSGRTAKSEQSSKTRRTTRSAGSGGSRSGSGSGSGSETGLSSRSSISTLSESRSSSSGGSSSSSRTVSSXGSSRSETTPFIKNSYI